The nucleotide sequence TCGAGCAGCACGGGCTTGAGGTTTTCCATGGCTTTTTTGAAGGCCAGCGAGCCAGCGACCTTAAAGGCCATTTCGGACGAGTCCACCGTATGGTAGCTGCCGTCGTAAACCTTGACGCGGAAGTCCACCACCTGGCAGCCGGCCAGAAAACCACGGGCGGCGGCTTCCTGCACGCCCTTGTCGATGGCGGGCACGTACTGGCGGGGGATAACGCCGCCCACGATGGCGTCTTCAAACACATAGCCCGAGCCGCGCGGCAGGCCTTCCATCTCGATCCAGCAGTCGCCAAACTGGCCGCGTCCGCCCGACTGTTTCTTGTGGCGGCCCTGCACCTGGCATTTGCCGCGTACGGTCTCGCGGTAAGGGACCTTGGGCGTCTTGAGGATGATGTCGACCTTGAAACGACGCTTGGCCTTTTCTACCGACAGCTCGATATGCAGCTGACCCATGCCGGAAAGCAGAATGTCGCCGGATTCTCCGTCGCGGCCAAGGCGCAGGGTGATGTCCTCGTCCAGCAGACGCTGTATGGCTGCATAGACCTTGTCTTCCTCGCCTTTTTCCTTGGGGGCGAGGGCGTAGGTAATGAGCTGGGGCGGCAGGGCGGGCATGGCGAGGGCAAAGGGGGCTTTTTCGTCGCTGAGGGTGTCGCCCGTGCGGGTGCTTTTAAGTTTGGCAACGGCCACTATGGCCCCTGGGCCGATGGGCTCCTTGCAGGGGGTCTGGGCTTTGCCGAGGATAAGCAGCAGGTTGCCAAGGCGTTCGTTTTCTTCGGTGCGGGAATTTTTTAGCGTGGCGTCACCCGAAATAGTGCCGGAAAGAACCCGCAAAAGCGAAAGCTGCCCCGCAAAGGGGTCGGCCAGCGTCTTGAAAACAAAGCAGGACAACGGCCCGTTGGGGTCGGGCGCGCGCTCTGCGCCGTCGCGGCCCGCAAAGGGCGGGCGGTCAAGGGGCGATGGCAGCAGGGCCGCAATGGCGGTCAGTACGGCTTCGCCGCCCTTGTTTTCAAGCGACGAGCAGGCCAGCACCGGCGCAAGCTCTCCCTTGAGCACGCCCGAGCGCAGGCCGGTCTTGAGGTCGTCTTCGGAGAGGAGGCCTTCTTCGAGGTATTTTTCCATGAGCAGTTCATCGCTCTCGGCGATGTTTTCCACCGTCACGTCGCGCAGCAGGCTTACATCGTCGGCCAGTGCGGCGGGAATTTCGGCCTCGGCTGTGGCGCCGTTTTCGCCAAACATGCGGGCCTTGCCCGTCAGCACGTCGGCCACGCCCACAAAGGATTCGCCCTGGCGAATGGGCAGCTGCAGCACTACCGGCTTGACGTTAAGCCCGGCCAGGCCGTCCAGCGCCATCTGAAAATCGGCCCGGTCGCGGTCCATCTTGTTGACCACGATAACTGCGGGCAGGCCTGCTGCACGAACAATATTCCAGAATTTTTTGGCAAGGGGGCGCACGCCGTCCACGGCGTCGAGCACAAAGACAACACTGTCCACACCCTTGAGCAGGCATTCCATGTCGCCGGTGAAGTTGCCGTCACCGGGGATGTCGAGAAGAAAATGGCGGTTTTTATTCCAGAGATAGGTGGCGCAGGATGGTTGGATGGAGCCGCGTCGGCGGGTTTCTTCGGGTTCGTAGTCAAGGCTTGTGGTTCCGTCTTCTACAGCCCCCAGGCGATTCACCGCCCCTGCCTTGTACAGCAGCATCTCAGCCAGAGATGTTTTGCCGCAACCGCCGGTTCCGACGATGGCGAACGTGCGTTGCATTTCCAGTGGAGTAGGCATGGTTGTCTCCCTTCGTAAGCGATATGGCGCGCCCTTGGCGGCCGGGTGAACTAAACTAGGGAAAGGAACAAAGCTTCCATCTGCTATTGGCTCCCACGTTACAGGCATGTCGCAAAAAAGGAAAGAGGCCG is from Desulfovibrio desulfuricans and encodes:
- a CDS encoding elongation factor G, whose amino-acid sequence is MPTPLEMQRTFAIVGTGGCGKTSLAEMLLYKAGAVNRLGAVEDGTTSLDYEPEETRRRGSIQPSCATYLWNKNRHFLLDIPGDGNFTGDMECLLKGVDSVVFVLDAVDGVRPLAKKFWNIVRAAGLPAVIVVNKMDRDRADFQMALDGLAGLNVKPVVLQLPIRQGESFVGVADVLTGKARMFGENGATAEAEIPAALADDVSLLRDVTVENIAESDELLMEKYLEEGLLSEDDLKTGLRSGVLKGELAPVLACSSLENKGGEAVLTAIAALLPSPLDRPPFAGRDGAERAPDPNGPLSCFVFKTLADPFAGQLSLLRVLSGTISGDATLKNSRTEENERLGNLLLILGKAQTPCKEPIGPGAIVAVAKLKSTRTGDTLSDEKAPFALAMPALPPQLITYALAPKEKGEEDKVYAAIQRLLDEDITLRLGRDGESGDILLSGMGQLHIELSVEKAKRRFKVDIILKTPKVPYRETVRGKCQVQGRHKKQSGGRGQFGDCWIEMEGLPRGSGYVFEDAIVGGVIPRQYVPAIDKGVQEAAARGFLAGCQVVDFRVKVYDGSYHTVDSSEMAFKVAGSLAFKKAMENLKPVLLEPIVLLTVSVPDESMGDVIGDISSRRGKVLGSDSQSGSTEIKAHVPMSEVLRYAPDLRSMTGGQGFFTMEFAHYEEAPQPVAEKVIAEHQKHKAAE